A window of Salmo trutta chromosome 5, fSalTru1.1, whole genome shotgun sequence contains these coding sequences:
- the LOC115194400 gene encoding uncharacterized protein LOC115194400 isoform X2, which produces MATKKSSEMDIFLSFSSLRLLAPPIRLVSAAMWKVMKQRDVMHYGTLEEFVTSCCETVPGLLTSRHQAKLALGLRSRLILELCNGSDPPDPAVILPQLERIRAPTTSSALKKDVKIETAVTNLRDLVESFLKDPTERELFYKVEFPSEYGPQFDQELEKLLWEFLLRLDQLLPVPNLAQTVSWLTAAPPVLEECAQAASQPQLLRTLLQHQICLGHLDSAASLPPCMGDYLLSSLSLPPSGRVQQSVQSRSKPASVSTPSPLSLTPLTDYRQTNLSSSVAPVIAGICNEDLPVMASANKRARTFQEDVNIQSVSRDVEEDAESTERSKYTWVKSREEESEEDEEIMVMRRGRKRSVRDRGSKRVLRSGRGGGFVRDEEEDMTSGKDGETERDLLRDCLVQLGIANLKVPEDHRLYSYITSCLLNKPRVLIPRLTSTDITALMRSQPPSCSNGTPTAGEGSSPWGQNKRPELLAITACRLPSTWQRKLSDRSLTLDMELPASADKECRFGRNQ; this is translated from the exons ATGGCAACTAAGAAGTCATCTGAAATGG ACATCTTCctttccttctcctccctacGCCTCCTGGCCCCTCCCATCCGGCTGGTCTCTGCTGCCATGTGGAAGGTGATGAAGCAACGCGATGTGATGCATTATGGGACGCTGGAGGAGTTTGTGACATCCTGCTGTGAGACTGTCCCTGGCCTGCTCACTTCTAGACACCAGGCCAAGCTGGCTCTGGGGCTGAGAtcacgg CTGATCTTAGAGCTGTGCAATGGCTCAGACCCACCAGATCCAGCGGTTATCCTTCCCCAGCTGGAAAGGATCCGTGCCCCCACCACGTCCTCTGCCCTG AAAAAGGATGTGAAGATTGAAACAGCAGTGACCAACCTCCGGGACCTGGTTGAAAGCTTTCTGAAAgaccccacagagagagaactattCTACAAG GTGGAGTTTCCGTCAGAGTATGGGCCTCAGTTTGACCAGGAGCTGGAGAAACTGCTGTGGGAGTTCTTGCTCAGACTGGACCAGCTTCTCCCAGTGCCCAACCTGGCTCAGACGGTGTCGTGGCTCACTGCTGCCCCTCCTGTCCTGGAGGAGTGTGCGCAGGCTGCCTCCCAACCCCAGCTCCTGAGGACCCTGCTCCAGCACCAGATCTGCCTGGGACACCTGGATTCTGCAG CTTCTCTCCCTCCGTGTATGGGCGACTACCTCCTCTCATCactgtctcttcctccctctggaaGAGTGCAGCAAAGTGTCCAATCAAGATCTAAGCCTGCCTCGGTTTCCACCCCAAGCCCTCTGTCTTTAACCCCATTAACTgattacagacagacaaacttGTCATCGTCTGTCGCACCTGTGATTGCCGGGATTTGCAACGAAGACCTTCCAGTCATGGCTTCAGCCAATAAGAGGGCAAGAACTTTCCAGGAAGATGTTAATATCCAATCGGTTTCAAGAGATGTGGAGGAGGACGCTGAGTCAACGGAGAGGTCAAAATATACATGGGTCAAAAGCAGAGAAGAGGAATCCGAAGAGGACGAGGAGATTATGGTCATgagaagaggaaggaagaggagtgtgagagacagagggagtaaAAGAGTGCTCAGGAGTGGGCGTGGGGGGGGGTTTGttagagatgaagaggaggatatGACGAGCGGTAAagatggagagactgagagagacctTCTTAGGGACTGTTTGGTCCAGTTGGGGATCGCAAACCTCAAGGTTCCGGAAGACCATCGCCTCTATTCTTACATCACATCCTGTCTGCTCAACAAACCCAGGGTGCTCATCCCCCGACTGACTTCAACAGACATCACTGCTCTTATGAGGTCACAACCTCCTTCCTGCAGCAACGGGACACCAACAGCAGGGGAAGGGAGCTCTCCATGGGGACAGAACAAGAGGCCAGAGTTGCTGGCGATAACGGCATGTCGGCTTCCTTCGACCTGGCAACGGAAGTTGAGTGACAGGTCATTGACCCTAGATATGGAGCTTCCAGCATCAGCTGACAAAGA ATGCCGCTTCGGGAGAAATCAATAG
- the LOC115194400 gene encoding uncharacterized protein LOC115194400 isoform X3: MATKKSSEMDIFLSFSSLRLLAPPIRLVSAAMWKVMKQRDVMHYGTLEEFVTSCCETVPGLLTSRHQAKLALGLRSRLILELCNGSDPPDPAVILPQLERIRAPTTSSALKKDVKIETAVTNLRDLVESFLKDPTERELFYKVEFPSEYGPQFDQELEKLLWEFLLRLDQLLPVPNLAQTVSWLTAAPPVLEECAQAASQPQLLRTLLQHQICLGHLDSAASLPPCMGDYLLSSLSLPPSGRVQQSVQSRSKPASVSTPSPLSLTPLTDYRQTNLSSSVAPVIAGICNEDLPVMASANKRARTFQEDVNIQSVSRDVEEDAESTERSKYTWVKSREEESEEDEEIMVMRRGRKRSVRDRGSKRVLRSGRGGGFVRDEEEDMTSGKDGETERDLLRDCLVQLGIANLKVPEDHRLYSYITSCLLNKPRVLIPRLTSTDITALMRSQPPSCSNGTPTAGEGSSPWGQNKRPELLAITACRLPSTWQRKLSDRSLTLDMELPASADKE, encoded by the exons ATGGCAACTAAGAAGTCATCTGAAATGG ACATCTTCctttccttctcctccctacGCCTCCTGGCCCCTCCCATCCGGCTGGTCTCTGCTGCCATGTGGAAGGTGATGAAGCAACGCGATGTGATGCATTATGGGACGCTGGAGGAGTTTGTGACATCCTGCTGTGAGACTGTCCCTGGCCTGCTCACTTCTAGACACCAGGCCAAGCTGGCTCTGGGGCTGAGAtcacgg CTGATCTTAGAGCTGTGCAATGGCTCAGACCCACCAGATCCAGCGGTTATCCTTCCCCAGCTGGAAAGGATCCGTGCCCCCACCACGTCCTCTGCCCTG AAAAAGGATGTGAAGATTGAAACAGCAGTGACCAACCTCCGGGACCTGGTTGAAAGCTTTCTGAAAgaccccacagagagagaactattCTACAAG GTGGAGTTTCCGTCAGAGTATGGGCCTCAGTTTGACCAGGAGCTGGAGAAACTGCTGTGGGAGTTCTTGCTCAGACTGGACCAGCTTCTCCCAGTGCCCAACCTGGCTCAGACGGTGTCGTGGCTCACTGCTGCCCCTCCTGTCCTGGAGGAGTGTGCGCAGGCTGCCTCCCAACCCCAGCTCCTGAGGACCCTGCTCCAGCACCAGATCTGCCTGGGACACCTGGATTCTGCAG CTTCTCTCCCTCCGTGTATGGGCGACTACCTCCTCTCATCactgtctcttcctccctctggaaGAGTGCAGCAAAGTGTCCAATCAAGATCTAAGCCTGCCTCGGTTTCCACCCCAAGCCCTCTGTCTTTAACCCCATTAACTgattacagacagacaaacttGTCATCGTCTGTCGCACCTGTGATTGCCGGGATTTGCAACGAAGACCTTCCAGTCATGGCTTCAGCCAATAAGAGGGCAAGAACTTTCCAGGAAGATGTTAATATCCAATCGGTTTCAAGAGATGTGGAGGAGGACGCTGAGTCAACGGAGAGGTCAAAATATACATGGGTCAAAAGCAGAGAAGAGGAATCCGAAGAGGACGAGGAGATTATGGTCATgagaagaggaaggaagaggagtgtgagagacagagggagtaaAAGAGTGCTCAGGAGTGGGCGTGGGGGGGGGTTTGttagagatgaagaggaggatatGACGAGCGGTAAagatggagagactgagagagacctTCTTAGGGACTGTTTGGTCCAGTTGGGGATCGCAAACCTCAAGGTTCCGGAAGACCATCGCCTCTATTCTTACATCACATCCTGTCTGCTCAACAAACCCAGGGTGCTCATCCCCCGACTGACTTCAACAGACATCACTGCTCTTATGAGGTCACAACCTCCTTCCTGCAGCAACGGGACACCAACAGCAGGGGAAGGGAGCTCTCCATGGGGACAGAACAAGAGGCCAGAGTTGCTGGCGATAACGGCATGTCGGCTTCCTTCGACCTGGCAACGGAAGTTGAGTGACAGGTCATTGACCCTAGATATGGAGCTTCCAGCATCAGCTGACAAAGAGTAA
- the LOC115194400 gene encoding uncharacterized protein LOC115194400 isoform X1, which produces MATKKSSEMDIFLSFSSLRLLAPPIRLVSAAMWKVMKQRDVMHYGTLEEFVTSCCETVPGLLTSRHQAKLALGLRSRLILELCNGSDPPDPAVILPQLERIRAPTTSSALKKDVKIETAVTNLRDLVESFLKDPTERELFYKVEFPSEYGPQFDQELEKLLWEFLLRLDQLLPVPNLAQTVSWLTAAPPVLEECAQAASQPQLLRTLLQHQICLGHLDSAASLPPCMGDYLLSSLSLPPSGRVQQSVQSRSKPASVSTPSPLSLTPLTDYRQTNLSSSVAPVIAGICNEDLPVMASANKRARTFQEDVNIQSVSRDVEEDAESTERSKYTWVKSREEESEEDEEIMVMRRGRKRSVRDRGSKRVLRSGRGGGFVRDEEEDMTSGKDGETERDLLRDCLVQLGIANLKVPEDHRLYSYITSCLLNKPRVLIPRLTSTDITALMRSQPPSCSNGTPTAGEGSSPWGQNKRPELLAITACRLPSTWQRKLSDRSLTLDMELPASADKENINFSSNR; this is translated from the exons ATGGCAACTAAGAAGTCATCTGAAATGG ACATCTTCctttccttctcctccctacGCCTCCTGGCCCCTCCCATCCGGCTGGTCTCTGCTGCCATGTGGAAGGTGATGAAGCAACGCGATGTGATGCATTATGGGACGCTGGAGGAGTTTGTGACATCCTGCTGTGAGACTGTCCCTGGCCTGCTCACTTCTAGACACCAGGCCAAGCTGGCTCTGGGGCTGAGAtcacgg CTGATCTTAGAGCTGTGCAATGGCTCAGACCCACCAGATCCAGCGGTTATCCTTCCCCAGCTGGAAAGGATCCGTGCCCCCACCACGTCCTCTGCCCTG AAAAAGGATGTGAAGATTGAAACAGCAGTGACCAACCTCCGGGACCTGGTTGAAAGCTTTCTGAAAgaccccacagagagagaactattCTACAAG GTGGAGTTTCCGTCAGAGTATGGGCCTCAGTTTGACCAGGAGCTGGAGAAACTGCTGTGGGAGTTCTTGCTCAGACTGGACCAGCTTCTCCCAGTGCCCAACCTGGCTCAGACGGTGTCGTGGCTCACTGCTGCCCCTCCTGTCCTGGAGGAGTGTGCGCAGGCTGCCTCCCAACCCCAGCTCCTGAGGACCCTGCTCCAGCACCAGATCTGCCTGGGACACCTGGATTCTGCAG CTTCTCTCCCTCCGTGTATGGGCGACTACCTCCTCTCATCactgtctcttcctccctctggaaGAGTGCAGCAAAGTGTCCAATCAAGATCTAAGCCTGCCTCGGTTTCCACCCCAAGCCCTCTGTCTTTAACCCCATTAACTgattacagacagacaaacttGTCATCGTCTGTCGCACCTGTGATTGCCGGGATTTGCAACGAAGACCTTCCAGTCATGGCTTCAGCCAATAAGAGGGCAAGAACTTTCCAGGAAGATGTTAATATCCAATCGGTTTCAAGAGATGTGGAGGAGGACGCTGAGTCAACGGAGAGGTCAAAATATACATGGGTCAAAAGCAGAGAAGAGGAATCCGAAGAGGACGAGGAGATTATGGTCATgagaagaggaaggaagaggagtgtgagagacagagggagtaaAAGAGTGCTCAGGAGTGGGCGTGGGGGGGGGTTTGttagagatgaagaggaggatatGACGAGCGGTAAagatggagagactgagagagacctTCTTAGGGACTGTTTGGTCCAGTTGGGGATCGCAAACCTCAAGGTTCCGGAAGACCATCGCCTCTATTCTTACATCACATCCTGTCTGCTCAACAAACCCAGGGTGCTCATCCCCCGACTGACTTCAACAGACATCACTGCTCTTATGAGGTCACAACCTCCTTCCTGCAGCAACGGGACACCAACAGCAGGGGAAGGGAGCTCTCCATGGGGACAGAACAAGAGGCCAGAGTTGCTGGCGATAACGGCATGTCGGCTTCCTTCGACCTGGCAACGGAAGTTGAGTGACAGGTCATTGACCCTAGATATGGAGCTTCCAGCATCAGCTGACAAAGA
- the LOC115194403 gene encoding cell death activator CIDE-B, translating to MESTASLIKSVTRRVWSLAPAPQRPFRVCSHDRGTRKGVTAATLEELRERVCQALMLCLSSLAVVLVCEEDGTVVDSEDFLMYLPDNTVLMALEPGQTWKPPPGAVLSKAQDPNQPRTGKDIARVTFDLYRQNPKDVFGSLNVKGTFSGRYSVSADFQCLGPKKVLREALRMASTLLQMAGHMLITSANLIKRIIEGAEFWQPQRVEAAEYWN from the exons ATGGAGTCAACAGCATCATTAATAAA GTCTGTGACCAGGCGGGTGTGGTCGTTGGCCCCGGCCCCCCAGAGACCATTCAGGGTGTGTTCCCATGACAGGGGCACCAGGAAGGGCGTCACAGCAGCTACCCtggaggagctgagagagagg GTGTGTCAGGCCCTGATGCTGTGCCTGTCCAGTCTGGCTGTGGTGCTAGTGTGTGAGGAGGACGGGACAGTGGTGGACTCTGAAGACTTCCTGATGTATCTGCCCGACAACACCGTCCTCATGGCCCTGGAACCTGGACAGACATGGAAACCTCCTCCG GGTGCAGTGCTCTCCAAAGCCCAGGACCCTAACCAGCCGCGGACAGGAAAAGACATAGCCCGCGTGACCTTTGACCTGTACCGGCAGAACCCCAAGGATGTGTTTGGCTCCCTGAACGTGAAGGGCACCTTCTCAGGCCGGTACTCCGTCAGCGCTGACTTCCAATGTCTGGGGCCCAAAAAAGTCCTCAG agaGGCCCTCCGCATggcctccaccctcctccagatGGCAGGTCACATGCTGATCACCTCAGCCAATCTGATCAAGCGGATAATCGAGGGAGCAGAGTTCTGGCAGCCTCAGAGGGTGGAGGCCGCAGAGTACTGGAACTAA